The Oncorhynchus masou masou isolate Uvic2021 chromosome 6, UVic_Omas_1.1, whole genome shotgun sequence genome has a window encoding:
- the terf2ip gene encoding telomeric repeat-binding factor 2-interacting protein 1 isoform X2, with translation MSSRLGGRSSPISPVLFLTVDGEPMRFFLRPGPTKVRLQPVIKAGGGLVCRAQEPGAFLLIDPEEMGSVAGSAAHWYVSTQYIRDCMEKNQQLEVEDYRFKPDNGKANVQTRSAKQRIGRMGYTLEEDKAIMTYICEHKRESHGNKVWQEMAKNGLTCHSWQSMKDRYLKQLVKRQPEPRDGRGRNKTVATASSEEKGGNSFEKEREKDIPPQTSSLQKDSRQPLAQESDASKTSSESKLPRASSSSSDTGLQLPQKSPQKDQAQCCPEGPGTEESTVEPERDPSTQLEPPADPAQSDTTTPQLVPSKRLHQPSPPGGKHTHPQTEEAAASPSLKRARLNSGAVVVVLEKRDSAVTSGEKATSSNTTEGQLGKKKANKRKLGILESAVREFEGSDESGDDDDTPDLAEIAGPAPVPGRETQTPVAAHQTENSSAQIQPQPAAQEKSSETQPEGQLPEASGPAMSGSAPNAPTVPNAPATSIHVPKDPAILSTSTVPHLFLFERDSQQAEEEEPSQPFTQLQLQEAKRLVLSLMRESKRGLVAVTKALLKNSGDVSAALTDPLMMPNVGNGVHQGPQWERHDDRLLLSADPSELQNKFGEEGVAKRMAFLYSE, from the exons ATGTCGTCCAGATTAGGAGGtaggtcctctcccatctcccctgtCCTGTTCCTGACGGTAGATGGTGAACCCATGAGATTCTTCCTACGCCCCGGTCCCACCAAGGTTCGACTGCAGCCCGTCATCAAGGCTGGTGGAGGCCTGGTGTGCAGGGCCCAGGAGCCTGGGGCTTTCCTACTGATTGACCCAGAGGAGATGGGGTCCGTTGCGGGTTCGGCAGCCCACTGGTACGTGTCCACCCAGTACATCCGGGACTGCATGGAGAAGAACCAGCAGCTGGAGGTGGAGGATTACCGCTTCAAGCCTGACAACGGAAAG GCGAACGTCCAGACCAGGTCAGCGAAACAGAGAATCGGACGAATGGGCTACACTCTGGAGGAGGATAAGGCCATAATGACGTACATCTGTGAGCACAAGCGTGAGTCGCATGGGAACAAGGTATGGCAGGAGATGGCGAAGAATGGTCTGACCTGTCACAGCTGGCAGTCGATGAAGGACCGTTACCTTAAACAGCTCGTTAAAAGACAACCTGAGCCTCGGGACGGCAGGGGAAGGAACAAAACTGTCGCTACTGCTTCTtcggaggagaaaggagggaactcgtttgagaaagagagagagaaagacatcccACCACAGACTTCCTCACTTCAGAAAGACTCTCGACAGCCGTTGGCCCAAGAGTCAGACGCCTCAAAGACTTCCTCTGAATCCAAACTCCCTcgggcatcatcatcatcatcagacactGGTCTCCAACTCCCACAGAAGTCCCCTCAGAAAGACCAGGCTCAGTGCTGTCCTGAAGGACCTGGAACAGAGGAATCAACTGTGGAACCAGAGAGAGATCCCTCGACCCAGCTAGAGCCACCAGCAGACCCTGCCCAGTCTGACACTACAACACCCCAGCTGGTCCCTTCTAAGAGActccaccagccttctcctcctggGGGCAAACACACCCATCCCCAGACTGAGGAGGCAGCAGCCAGCCCCTCACTTAAAAGAGCCAGGTTAAATAGTGGAGCAGTGGTGGTGGTCTTGGAGAAAAGGGATTCAGCTGTTACGTCAG GAGAGAAGGCAACAAGCTCCAACACgacagaggggcagctgggaAAGAAAAAGGCCAACAAGCGAAAACTGGGCATCCTCGAGAGTGCAGTGAGAGAATTCGAGGGGTCAGATGAG TCAGGGGATGACGATGATACTCCAGACCTGGCTGAGATTGCTGGCCCTGCACCAGTCCCAGGCCGGGAGACTCAGACACCAGTAGCTGCCCACCAGACGGAGAATAGCTCTGCTCAGATACAGCCCCAGCCTGCAGCCCAAGAGAAGAGCTCAGAGACCCAGCCTGAGGGCCAACTACCTGAAGCCAGTGGTCCCGCAATGAGTGGGTCGGCCCCAAATGCACCAACGGTCCCAAATGCACCTGCAACGAGTATCCATGTCCCGAAAGACCCTGCTATCCTGTCCACTTCGACAGTTCCTCACCTGTTCCTGTTTGAGCGTGACTCCCAACAG GCGGAGGAAGAGGAGCCTTCCCAGCCCTTCACCCAACTCCAGCTCCAGGAGGCCAAGCGGCTGGTCCTCAGCCTAATGAGGGAATCCAAACGGGGGCTGGTCGCTGTCACCAAGGCCCTCCTGAAAAACAGTGGAGATGTCTCCGCTGCCCTGACAGACCCACTGATGATGCCTAACGTAG GGAACGGGGTTCATCAGGGCCCTCAATGGGAACGTCATGACGACCGCCTGCTGCTCTCGGCTGATCCTTCGGAACTCCAGAACAAGTTTGGGGAAGAGGGTGTGGCCAAGAGGATGGCTTTCCTCTATTCAGAGTGA
- the terf2ip gene encoding telomeric repeat-binding factor 2-interacting protein 1 isoform X1: MSYRSTDRCCGAPSTMSSRLGGRSSPISPVLFLTVDGEPMRFFLRPGPTKVRLQPVIKAGGGLVCRAQEPGAFLLIDPEEMGSVAGSAAHWYVSTQYIRDCMEKNQQLEVEDYRFKPDNGKANVQTRSAKQRIGRMGYTLEEDKAIMTYICEHKRESHGNKVWQEMAKNGLTCHSWQSMKDRYLKQLVKRQPEPRDGRGRNKTVATASSEEKGGNSFEKEREKDIPPQTSSLQKDSRQPLAQESDASKTSSESKLPRASSSSSDTGLQLPQKSPQKDQAQCCPEGPGTEESTVEPERDPSTQLEPPADPAQSDTTTPQLVPSKRLHQPSPPGGKHTHPQTEEAAASPSLKRARLNSGAVVVVLEKRDSAVTSGEKATSSNTTEGQLGKKKANKRKLGILESAVREFEGSDESGDDDDTPDLAEIAGPAPVPGRETQTPVAAHQTENSSAQIQPQPAAQEKSSETQPEGQLPEASGPAMSGSAPNAPTVPNAPATSIHVPKDPAILSTSTVPHLFLFERDSQQAEEEEPSQPFTQLQLQEAKRLVLSLMRESKRGLVAVTKALLKNSGDVSAALTDPLMMPNVGNGVHQGPQWERHDDRLLLSADPSELQNKFGEEGVAKRMAFLYSE, translated from the exons atgaGCTACAGGTCTACAGACAGGTGTTGTGGg GCTCCTTCAACCATGTCGTCCAGATTAGGAGGtaggtcctctcccatctcccctgtCCTGTTCCTGACGGTAGATGGTGAACCCATGAGATTCTTCCTACGCCCCGGTCCCACCAAGGTTCGACTGCAGCCCGTCATCAAGGCTGGTGGAGGCCTGGTGTGCAGGGCCCAGGAGCCTGGGGCTTTCCTACTGATTGACCCAGAGGAGATGGGGTCCGTTGCGGGTTCGGCAGCCCACTGGTACGTGTCCACCCAGTACATCCGGGACTGCATGGAGAAGAACCAGCAGCTGGAGGTGGAGGATTACCGCTTCAAGCCTGACAACGGAAAG GCGAACGTCCAGACCAGGTCAGCGAAACAGAGAATCGGACGAATGGGCTACACTCTGGAGGAGGATAAGGCCATAATGACGTACATCTGTGAGCACAAGCGTGAGTCGCATGGGAACAAGGTATGGCAGGAGATGGCGAAGAATGGTCTGACCTGTCACAGCTGGCAGTCGATGAAGGACCGTTACCTTAAACAGCTCGTTAAAAGACAACCTGAGCCTCGGGACGGCAGGGGAAGGAACAAAACTGTCGCTACTGCTTCTtcggaggagaaaggagggaactcgtttgagaaagagagagagaaagacatcccACCACAGACTTCCTCACTTCAGAAAGACTCTCGACAGCCGTTGGCCCAAGAGTCAGACGCCTCAAAGACTTCCTCTGAATCCAAACTCCCTcgggcatcatcatcatcatcagacactGGTCTCCAACTCCCACAGAAGTCCCCTCAGAAAGACCAGGCTCAGTGCTGTCCTGAAGGACCTGGAACAGAGGAATCAACTGTGGAACCAGAGAGAGATCCCTCGACCCAGCTAGAGCCACCAGCAGACCCTGCCCAGTCTGACACTACAACACCCCAGCTGGTCCCTTCTAAGAGActccaccagccttctcctcctggGGGCAAACACACCCATCCCCAGACTGAGGAGGCAGCAGCCAGCCCCTCACTTAAAAGAGCCAGGTTAAATAGTGGAGCAGTGGTGGTGGTCTTGGAGAAAAGGGATTCAGCTGTTACGTCAG GAGAGAAGGCAACAAGCTCCAACACgacagaggggcagctgggaAAGAAAAAGGCCAACAAGCGAAAACTGGGCATCCTCGAGAGTGCAGTGAGAGAATTCGAGGGGTCAGATGAG TCAGGGGATGACGATGATACTCCAGACCTGGCTGAGATTGCTGGCCCTGCACCAGTCCCAGGCCGGGAGACTCAGACACCAGTAGCTGCCCACCAGACGGAGAATAGCTCTGCTCAGATACAGCCCCAGCCTGCAGCCCAAGAGAAGAGCTCAGAGACCCAGCCTGAGGGCCAACTACCTGAAGCCAGTGGTCCCGCAATGAGTGGGTCGGCCCCAAATGCACCAACGGTCCCAAATGCACCTGCAACGAGTATCCATGTCCCGAAAGACCCTGCTATCCTGTCCACTTCGACAGTTCCTCACCTGTTCCTGTTTGAGCGTGACTCCCAACAG GCGGAGGAAGAGGAGCCTTCCCAGCCCTTCACCCAACTCCAGCTCCAGGAGGCCAAGCGGCTGGTCCTCAGCCTAATGAGGGAATCCAAACGGGGGCTGGTCGCTGTCACCAAGGCCCTCCTGAAAAACAGTGGAGATGTCTCCGCTGCCCTGACAGACCCACTGATGATGCCTAACGTAG GGAACGGGGTTCATCAGGGCCCTCAATGGGAACGTCATGACGACCGCCTGCTGCTCTCGGCTGATCCTTCGGAACTCCAGAACAAGTTTGGGGAAGAGGGTGTGGCCAAGAGGATGGCTTTCCTCTATTCAGAGTGA